A part of Odontesthes bonariensis isolate fOdoBon6 chromosome 23, fOdoBon6.hap1, whole genome shotgun sequence genomic DNA contains:
- the ctbp2l gene encoding C-terminal binding protein 2, like isoform X3: MSLTDKHKVKRQRLDRICEGIRPQIMNGPMHPRPLVALLDGRDCTVEMPILKDLATVAFCDAQSTQEIHEKVLNEAVGAMMYHTITLTREDLEKFKALRIIIRIGSGYDNIDIKAAGELGIAVCNIPSAAVEETADSTICHILNLYRRNTWLYQALREGTRVQSVEQIREVASGAARIRGETLGLIGFGRSGQAVAVRAKVFGFNVIFYDPYLQDGLERSLGVQRVYTLQDLLYQSDCVSLHCNLNEHNHHLINDFTIKQMRQGAFLVNTARGGLVDEKALAQALKEGRIRGAALDVHETEPFTFAQGPLKDAPNLICTPHTAWYSEQASLEMREAAATEIRRAITGRIPDSLRNCVNKEFFVTTAPWAVMDQPGVHPELNGAAYRYPPGVVGVAPGGIPGALEGMVPGGVPIAHTLPSGTHPSQAPSPNQPSKHGETREHLTEQ; the protein is encoded by the exons GTATTCGGCCCCAAATAATGAACGGGCCAATGCACCCGCGTCCGCTGGTGGCGCTGCTGGACGGGCGCGATTGCACCGTGGAGATGCCCATCCTGAAAGACTTGGCGACCGTCGCCTTTTGTGACGCCCAGTCCACACAGGAGATCCACGAGAAG gtgCTTAATGAGGCAGTGGGAGCCATGATGTACCACACCATCACCCTGACCAGAGAGGACCTGGAGAAGTTCAAAGCTCTGCGCATCATCATCCGCATCGGCAGCGGATACGACAACATCGACATCAAGGCGGCCGGAGAGCTGG GCATCGCTGTGTGCAACATTCCCTCTGCAGCTGTGGAGGAGACGGCAGACTCCACCATTTGCCACATCCTCAACCTTTACCGGCGGAACACCTGGCTCTACCAGGCTCTCCGGGAGGGCACGCGGGTTCAGAGCGTGGAGCAGATCCGCGAGGTGGCATCCGGTGCTGCCCGGATCCGCGGCGAAACCCTAGGCCTCATTGGTTTTG GTCGTTCGGGCCAGGCGGTTGCGGTGCGGGCCAAGGTCTTCGGCTTCAACGTCATCTTCTACGACCCCTACCTGCAGGACGGCCTGGAGCGCTCGCTGGGCGTCCAGCGCGTCTACACCCTGCAGGACCTGCTCTACCAGAGCGACTGCGTCTCCCTGCACTGCAACCTGAACGAACACAACCACCACCTCATCAACGACTTCACCATCAAACAG ATGCGTCAGGGCGCATTCCTCGTCAACACCGCGCGGGGAGGTCTGGTAGATGAGAAAGCTCTGGCCCAGGCGCTGAAGGAGGGCAGGATACGTGGAGCTGCCTTGGACGTCCATGAAACTGAGCCCTTCAC TTTTGCTCAAGGCCCGCTGAAAGATGCTCCGAACCTTATCTGCACGCCACACACGGCCTGGTACAGTGAGCAGGCCTCTCTGGAGATGAGGGAGGCGGCTGCCACTGAGATCCGAAGAGCCATCACCG GCCGCATCCCTGACAGCCTACGGAACTGCGTCAATAAGGAGTTCTTTGTCACCACGGCACCATGGGCAGTTATGGATCAACCGGGCGTTCACCCTGAGCTCAATGGCGCTGCCTACAG ATACCCGCCGGGTGTGGTTGGAGTGGCTCCAGGTGGCATCCCGGGAGCGTTAGAGGGCATGGTGCCCGGTGGGGTGCCCATCGCTCACACCCTGCCCTCCGGTACACACCCCTCCCAGGCTCCGTCGCCCAACCAGCCCTCCAAACACGGCGAGACCAGAGAGCACCTCACTGAGCAATAG
- the ctbp2l gene encoding C-terminal binding protein 2, like isoform X4: MWRQHFPGIRPQIMNGPMHPRPLVALLDGRDCTVEMPILKDLATVAFCDAQSTQEIHEKVLNEAVGAMMYHTITLTREDLEKFKALRIIIRIGSGYDNIDIKAAGELGIAVCNIPSAAVEETADSTICHILNLYRRNTWLYQALREGTRVQSVEQIREVASGAARIRGETLGLIGFGRSGQAVAVRAKVFGFNVIFYDPYLQDGLERSLGVQRVYTLQDLLYQSDCVSLHCNLNEHNHHLINDFTIKQMRQGAFLVNTARGGLVDEKALAQALKEGRIRGAALDVHETEPFTFAQGPLKDAPNLICTPHTAWYSEQASLEMREAAATEIRRAITGRIPDSLRNCVNKEFFVTTAPWAVMDQPGVHPELNGAAYRYPPGVVGVAPGGIPGALEGMVPGGVPIAHTLPSGTHPSQAPSPNQPSKHGETREHLTEQ, translated from the exons GTATTCGGCCCCAAATAATGAACGGGCCAATGCACCCGCGTCCGCTGGTGGCGCTGCTGGACGGGCGCGATTGCACCGTGGAGATGCCCATCCTGAAAGACTTGGCGACCGTCGCCTTTTGTGACGCCCAGTCCACACAGGAGATCCACGAGAAG gtgCTTAATGAGGCAGTGGGAGCCATGATGTACCACACCATCACCCTGACCAGAGAGGACCTGGAGAAGTTCAAAGCTCTGCGCATCATCATCCGCATCGGCAGCGGATACGACAACATCGACATCAAGGCGGCCGGAGAGCTGG GCATCGCTGTGTGCAACATTCCCTCTGCAGCTGTGGAGGAGACGGCAGACTCCACCATTTGCCACATCCTCAACCTTTACCGGCGGAACACCTGGCTCTACCAGGCTCTCCGGGAGGGCACGCGGGTTCAGAGCGTGGAGCAGATCCGCGAGGTGGCATCCGGTGCTGCCCGGATCCGCGGCGAAACCCTAGGCCTCATTGGTTTTG GTCGTTCGGGCCAGGCGGTTGCGGTGCGGGCCAAGGTCTTCGGCTTCAACGTCATCTTCTACGACCCCTACCTGCAGGACGGCCTGGAGCGCTCGCTGGGCGTCCAGCGCGTCTACACCCTGCAGGACCTGCTCTACCAGAGCGACTGCGTCTCCCTGCACTGCAACCTGAACGAACACAACCACCACCTCATCAACGACTTCACCATCAAACAG ATGCGTCAGGGCGCATTCCTCGTCAACACCGCGCGGGGAGGTCTGGTAGATGAGAAAGCTCTGGCCCAGGCGCTGAAGGAGGGCAGGATACGTGGAGCTGCCTTGGACGTCCATGAAACTGAGCCCTTCAC TTTTGCTCAAGGCCCGCTGAAAGATGCTCCGAACCTTATCTGCACGCCACACACGGCCTGGTACAGTGAGCAGGCCTCTCTGGAGATGAGGGAGGCGGCTGCCACTGAGATCCGAAGAGCCATCACCG GCCGCATCCCTGACAGCCTACGGAACTGCGTCAATAAGGAGTTCTTTGTCACCACGGCACCATGGGCAGTTATGGATCAACCGGGCGTTCACCCTGAGCTCAATGGCGCTGCCTACAG ATACCCGCCGGGTGTGGTTGGAGTGGCTCCAGGTGGCATCCCGGGAGCGTTAGAGGGCATGGTGCCCGGTGGGGTGCCCATCGCTCACACCCTGCCCTCCGGTACACACCCCTCCCAGGCTCCGTCGCCCAACCAGCCCTCCAAACACGGCGAGACCAGAGAGCACCTCACTGAGCAATAG
- the ctbp2l gene encoding C-terminal binding protein 2, like isoform X6, whose translation MSLTDKHKVKRQRLDRICEGIRPQIMNGPMHPRPLVALLDGRDCTVEMPILKDLATVAFCDAQSTQEIHEKVLNEAVGAMMYHTITLTREDLEKFKALRIIIRIGSGYDNIDIKAAGELGIAVCNIPSAAVEETADSTICHILNLYRRNTWLYQALREGTRVQSVEQIREVASGAARIRGETLGLIGFGRSGQAVAVRAKVFGFNVIFYDPYLQDGLERSLGVQRVYTLQDLLYQSDCVSLHCNLNEHNHHLINDFTIKQMRQGAFLVNTARGGLVDEKALAQALKEGRIRGAALDVHETEPFTFAQGPLKDAPNLICTPHTAWYSEQASLEMREAAATEIRRAITGRIPDSLRNCVNKEFFVTTAPWAVMDQPGVHPELNGAAYSQVNQTLPAVTTGIPQDKINA comes from the exons GTATTCGGCCCCAAATAATGAACGGGCCAATGCACCCGCGTCCGCTGGTGGCGCTGCTGGACGGGCGCGATTGCACCGTGGAGATGCCCATCCTGAAAGACTTGGCGACCGTCGCCTTTTGTGACGCCCAGTCCACACAGGAGATCCACGAGAAG gtgCTTAATGAGGCAGTGGGAGCCATGATGTACCACACCATCACCCTGACCAGAGAGGACCTGGAGAAGTTCAAAGCTCTGCGCATCATCATCCGCATCGGCAGCGGATACGACAACATCGACATCAAGGCGGCCGGAGAGCTGG GCATCGCTGTGTGCAACATTCCCTCTGCAGCTGTGGAGGAGACGGCAGACTCCACCATTTGCCACATCCTCAACCTTTACCGGCGGAACACCTGGCTCTACCAGGCTCTCCGGGAGGGCACGCGGGTTCAGAGCGTGGAGCAGATCCGCGAGGTGGCATCCGGTGCTGCCCGGATCCGCGGCGAAACCCTAGGCCTCATTGGTTTTG GTCGTTCGGGCCAGGCGGTTGCGGTGCGGGCCAAGGTCTTCGGCTTCAACGTCATCTTCTACGACCCCTACCTGCAGGACGGCCTGGAGCGCTCGCTGGGCGTCCAGCGCGTCTACACCCTGCAGGACCTGCTCTACCAGAGCGACTGCGTCTCCCTGCACTGCAACCTGAACGAACACAACCACCACCTCATCAACGACTTCACCATCAAACAG ATGCGTCAGGGCGCATTCCTCGTCAACACCGCGCGGGGAGGTCTGGTAGATGAGAAAGCTCTGGCCCAGGCGCTGAAGGAGGGCAGGATACGTGGAGCTGCCTTGGACGTCCATGAAACTGAGCCCTTCAC TTTTGCTCAAGGCCCGCTGAAAGATGCTCCGAACCTTATCTGCACGCCACACACGGCCTGGTACAGTGAGCAGGCCTCTCTGGAGATGAGGGAGGCGGCTGCCACTGAGATCCGAAGAGCCATCACCG GCCGCATCCCTGACAGCCTACGGAACTGCGTCAATAAGGAGTTCTTTGTCACCACGGCACCATGGGCAGTTATGGATCAACCGGGCGTTCACCCTGAGCTCAATGGCGCTGCCTACAG CCAAGTGAACCAAACTCTTCCGGCCGTAACAACCGGCATCCCCCAAGACAAAATTAATGCCTAG
- the ctbp2l gene encoding C-terminal binding protein 2, like isoform X5, protein MNGPMHPRPLVALLDGRDCTVEMPILKDLATVAFCDAQSTQEIHEKVLNEAVGAMMYHTITLTREDLEKFKALRIIIRIGSGYDNIDIKAAGELGIAVCNIPSAAVEETADSTICHILNLYRRNTWLYQALREGTRVQSVEQIREVASGAARIRGETLGLIGFGRSGQAVAVRAKVFGFNVIFYDPYLQDGLERSLGVQRVYTLQDLLYQSDCVSLHCNLNEHNHHLINDFTIKQMRQGAFLVNTARGGLVDEKALAQALKEGRIRGAALDVHETEPFTFAQGPLKDAPNLICTPHTAWYSEQASLEMREAAATEIRRAITGRIPDSLRNCVNKEFFVTTAPWAVMDQPGVHPELNGAAYRYPPGVVGVAPGGIPGALEGMVPGGVPIAHTLPSGTHPSQAPSPNQPSKHGETREHLTEQ, encoded by the exons ATGAACGGGCCAATGCACCCGCGTCCGCTGGTGGCGCTGCTGGACGGGCGCGATTGCACCGTGGAGATGCCCATCCTGAAAGACTTGGCGACCGTCGCCTTTTGTGACGCCCAGTCCACACAGGAGATCCACGAGAAG gtgCTTAATGAGGCAGTGGGAGCCATGATGTACCACACCATCACCCTGACCAGAGAGGACCTGGAGAAGTTCAAAGCTCTGCGCATCATCATCCGCATCGGCAGCGGATACGACAACATCGACATCAAGGCGGCCGGAGAGCTGG GCATCGCTGTGTGCAACATTCCCTCTGCAGCTGTGGAGGAGACGGCAGACTCCACCATTTGCCACATCCTCAACCTTTACCGGCGGAACACCTGGCTCTACCAGGCTCTCCGGGAGGGCACGCGGGTTCAGAGCGTGGAGCAGATCCGCGAGGTGGCATCCGGTGCTGCCCGGATCCGCGGCGAAACCCTAGGCCTCATTGGTTTTG GTCGTTCGGGCCAGGCGGTTGCGGTGCGGGCCAAGGTCTTCGGCTTCAACGTCATCTTCTACGACCCCTACCTGCAGGACGGCCTGGAGCGCTCGCTGGGCGTCCAGCGCGTCTACACCCTGCAGGACCTGCTCTACCAGAGCGACTGCGTCTCCCTGCACTGCAACCTGAACGAACACAACCACCACCTCATCAACGACTTCACCATCAAACAG ATGCGTCAGGGCGCATTCCTCGTCAACACCGCGCGGGGAGGTCTGGTAGATGAGAAAGCTCTGGCCCAGGCGCTGAAGGAGGGCAGGATACGTGGAGCTGCCTTGGACGTCCATGAAACTGAGCCCTTCAC TTTTGCTCAAGGCCCGCTGAAAGATGCTCCGAACCTTATCTGCACGCCACACACGGCCTGGTACAGTGAGCAGGCCTCTCTGGAGATGAGGGAGGCGGCTGCCACTGAGATCCGAAGAGCCATCACCG GCCGCATCCCTGACAGCCTACGGAACTGCGTCAATAAGGAGTTCTTTGTCACCACGGCACCATGGGCAGTTATGGATCAACCGGGCGTTCACCCTGAGCTCAATGGCGCTGCCTACAG ATACCCGCCGGGTGTGGTTGGAGTGGCTCCAGGTGGCATCCCGGGAGCGTTAGAGGGCATGGTGCCCGGTGGGGTGCCCATCGCTCACACCCTGCCCTCCGGTACACACCCCTCCCAGGCTCCGTCGCCCAACCAGCCCTCCAAACACGGCGAGACCAGAGAGCACCTCACTGAGCAATAG